From Zavarzinella sp., one genomic window encodes:
- a CDS encoding carboxypeptidase-like regulatory domain-containing protein has protein sequence MKVLTILLMFCAVVSAEEESVKTDILASESLRDIHDRGAKLYNDGDPLSCYRMFQGGLEVAARFLKHRPELQKRIAERTQKIDVEQSMAKKAFLMHELIEEVRTELRKKSTGSKVEVVDIPPRNVPDQQKKTPMVPQVKDVDQGVVGKLLLNGKPIPKATIWYVTLGANPPRVYQTQTTEQGGYQIKELAKGNYLVLVTSDSAKNYAIPAEYGLASSTPLKFELKDFPAKIDLLLNTR, from the coding sequence ATGAAAGTACTGACGATCCTGTTGATGTTTTGTGCCGTTGTTTCCGCTGAAGAAGAATCGGTAAAAACAGACATTCTCGCTTCGGAATCACTACGAGATATCCATGACCGTGGTGCAAAATTATACAACGATGGCGACCCATTGAGTTGTTACCGTATGTTTCAAGGGGGGCTCGAAGTTGCAGCACGTTTCTTAAAACATCGTCCAGAATTGCAAAAACGTATTGCAGAACGTACTCAGAAAATTGACGTTGAACAAAGCATGGCCAAAAAAGCTTTTCTGATGCACGAACTGATCGAAGAAGTGCGAACAGAACTTCGCAAGAAATCCACCGGATCGAAAGTAGAAGTGGTTGATATTCCACCAAGAAATGTGCCTGATCAACAGAAAAAAACTCCGATGGTGCCACAAGTCAAAGATGTCGATCAGGGTGTGGTGGGCAAATTGCTGCTGAATGGCAAACCAATTCCCAAAGCCACCATCTGGTATGTCACGCTCGGTGCAAACCCGCCACGAGTTTACCAAACCCAAACCACCGAACAGGGAGGCTACCAGATCAAGGAATTGGCCAAAGGAAATTATCTGGTGCTGGTCACTTCCGATTCGGCCAAAAATTATGCGATTCCTGCTGAATATGGCCTTGCTTCAAGTACCCCGTTAAAATTTGAACTCAAAGACTTCCCTGCCAAAATCGATTTGTTGCTTAATACACGTTAA
- a CDS encoding FAD-binding protein: MMAIPAEFRSFTEENASLAPHSYLRTDAEAEYLSTPETVEQLVQIVQFAQTANLPFRLLGFGTNVVIKEHRLPGFVIRLTKPAFTSISVKDTILTAGSGAILFDVIRSACQHHLAGLETLAGIKATIGGALRYNAGDRKGEIADHLRSITVVTKDGVIQRKDRSELWFGERASDIEEPIILHVDFQLDVDIADSILKRMRRSWINRKAELPTAGNYHLRMFRNPKGFSASRLIESTPLVIKEAGKAYLSDRNPNYIVANAGATSHDILTLIEATRTSVRQHAGVELEQELGVW; the protein is encoded by the coding sequence ATGATGGCGATCCCCGCAGAATTTCGGTCATTTACGGAAGAAAATGCTTCCTTGGCACCCCACAGTTATTTAAGAACAGACGCAGAAGCAGAATATCTGTCGACACCGGAAACTGTGGAACAACTGGTTCAGATTGTGCAATTTGCCCAAACTGCCAATCTTCCCTTTAGACTCCTCGGATTTGGCACCAACGTCGTTATCAAAGAACATCGTTTGCCAGGATTTGTGATTCGTTTGACCAAACCGGCATTTACCAGCATTTCTGTCAAGGATACGATACTCACTGCGGGTTCTGGTGCAATTCTGTTTGATGTCATCCGTAGCGCCTGTCAGCACCATCTTGCTGGCCTGGAAACTCTCGCTGGTATCAAAGCCACCATTGGCGGGGCGCTGAGGTACAATGCAGGCGATCGAAAAGGCGAAATAGCCGATCACCTGCGATCGATTACAGTGGTAACGAAAGACGGTGTCATTCAGCGGAAAGATCGTTCCGAACTGTGGTTTGGCGAGCGGGCAAGTGACATCGAAGAACCAATAATCCTGCATGTCGATTTTCAACTGGATGTTGATATTGCAGATTCGATTTTGAAACGGATGAGGCGTTCCTGGATCAACCGCAAAGCAGAACTACCCACAGCAGGGAATTATCATTTACGAATGTTTCGAAATCCGAAAGGGTTTTCTGCCAGCAGATTGATTGAAAGTACACCTTTGGTGATTAAAGAAGCGGGTAAAGCATACTTAAGTGATCGGAATCCAAATTATATCGTTGCAAATGCAGGTGCGACATCGCATGATATTCTCACACTGATTGAAGCAACTCGCACCAGTGTCCGCCAGCACGCTGGTGTCGAATTGGAACAGGAGTTAGGTGTGTGGTAG
- a CDS encoding S1C family serine protease, which produces MKLIGSILLILLLQNFIIAQDIVAIPHPLQLPEQLKTQILDGKVKSADYRTFLSQSVHNPTLLRSYLLELQHTPTVSLGLRTIGANAFFDRDENYTYFRKLFAERRVDFVNEIVACAGTDEVLLEAARNTISLQVQLYAEINKIRLSINQNIDRYDSIFPKSLIEPENANKLVFVRPQQNLLFDPLGAFVSSPACYGDKRTGAHKSILFGFDESQYAITRAPPVFSKTIILANQPVQFFGLNRVFTVIDGDCTLDKISSNGIQSYNRVDYSLMIVNGDLNSRIGFPCATFAVINGNVKIEQTSSVEYHPAYSMLFSKGKLSSDKDYDSKKYLCHMEPECKKLPLGIRFFELSDVGLKLAVKDGVVTIAELSKEGFMAKTFRPGDTFKRVNGIKINNEQDLRRQMRSTVVWDGGIFEMERAGTTQTYLVKPNYFDLKPKK; this is translated from the coding sequence ATGAAGTTGATTGGTTCGATTTTGCTGATTCTACTATTGCAAAATTTTATTATTGCGCAAGACATAGTCGCAATACCGCACCCCCTCCAGCTTCCTGAGCAGCTAAAAACTCAAATTCTGGATGGCAAAGTAAAAAGTGCAGATTATCGAACATTTCTTTCACAAAGTGTACACAACCCGACACTTTTGCGTTCGTACCTTCTGGAATTACAGCATACCCCTACGGTATCACTGGGACTTCGAACCATTGGAGCAAACGCTTTTTTTGACCGCGATGAGAACTACACATACTTCAGAAAATTGTTTGCAGAAAGACGAGTTGATTTTGTGAATGAGATAGTTGCTTGTGCTGGCACTGATGAAGTGCTGCTTGAAGCAGCACGGAATACGATATCCTTACAGGTGCAATTGTATGCTGAAATAAACAAGATTCGCTTGAGCATCAATCAGAACATCGATCGGTACGACAGTATTTTTCCAAAATCGTTGATTGAACCCGAAAACGCGAACAAATTAGTATTTGTTCGTCCTCAGCAAAACTTGCTTTTCGATCCATTGGGTGCTTTTGTTTCTTCACCAGCTTGCTATGGCGACAAACGAACAGGTGCTCACAAATCGATCTTATTCGGTTTTGATGAGTCTCAATACGCAATTACCAGAGCACCGCCAGTTTTTTCGAAGACAATAATTTTAGCAAATCAACCAGTGCAGTTTTTTGGGTTGAATCGTGTGTTTACTGTCATTGATGGAGATTGTACTCTTGATAAAATAAGTAGTAATGGTATACAGTCTTATAATCGGGTAGATTATTCATTAATGATCGTAAACGGTGATTTGAATTCCAGGATTGGTTTTCCGTGTGCTACGTTCGCGGTAATCAATGGAAACGTAAAGATTGAGCAAACATCTTCTGTAGAGTATCACCCTGCTTACTCAATGCTTTTTTCTAAGGGCAAGCTATCCAGCGACAAAGACTACGATTCCAAGAAGTATTTATGTCATATGGAGCCAGAATGCAAGAAGCTCCCTTTGGGAATCCGTTTTTTCGAACTGTCCGACGTGGGGCTGAAATTAGCTGTCAAAGATGGTGTTGTAACGATTGCTGAACTAAGCAAAGAGGGCTTCATGGCCAAGACATTTCGACCAGGGGATACTTTCAAGCGTGTGAATGGCATCAAAATCAACAACGAACAGGATTTACGTCGTCAGATGCGTTCCACCGTGGTGTGGGATGGCGGGATATTCGAAATGGAACGTGCTGGCACCACCCAGACCTATCTTGTCAAACCGAACTACTTCGATCTCAAGCCAAAAAAATGA
- a CDS encoding adenylosuccinate synthase, translating into MHSTCVVGLQWGDEAKGKIVDILGANHDIVVRYNGGNNAGHTIVHGDKTFKVSILPTGILKPHLQAVIGNGVVIYPPQLLKEIEQLKESGISVTNRLLISDHAHVIFPYHIIEDKLTETEKSGAIGTTGRGIGPCYQDKAGRVHGIRVGELLYPQHLKARLAKIIAYKNAIFQTFTPEGATPQQLHLEAVYDEYRKYGEAIKPYVTDSVQYLHQSLQDKKRLLFEAAQGSLLDLDHGTFPYVTSSSSLPSGIWPGTGVPAKMLGKIIGVLKAYTTRVGNGPFPTELDDGPTGIGERIRQKGREFGTVTGRPRRCGWFDAVACRYTAAIAGADELAVMLLDVLSGLEEIKICVGYELDGAVRRSFISDAHILENCKPKYEVMEGWKEEITHVKKLNDLPAQAQRYIQRISELVGLPVKTISVGPDRDQTIIID; encoded by the coding sequence ATGCATTCAACATGTGTGGTGGGTTTGCAGTGGGGCGATGAAGCCAAAGGAAAGATTGTCGATATTCTTGGTGCAAACCACGATATTGTTGTCCGCTATAACGGTGGAAATAATGCCGGGCATACGATTGTCCATGGCGATAAAACATTTAAAGTTTCCATTTTGCCGACTGGAATCCTGAAACCACACCTGCAGGCGGTTATTGGTAACGGAGTGGTAATCTATCCACCACAGTTGCTCAAGGAGATCGAGCAATTGAAAGAAAGTGGTATTTCCGTCACCAATCGCTTGCTGATCAGCGACCATGCCCACGTGATTTTTCCTTACCACATTATCGAAGACAAGCTGACAGAAACGGAAAAATCAGGAGCCATTGGCACAACTGGGCGAGGTATTGGACCTTGTTATCAGGATAAAGCTGGTCGCGTGCATGGCATTCGGGTGGGGGAATTGCTTTATCCACAGCACTTGAAAGCGCGACTTGCGAAAATCATTGCTTACAAAAATGCCATTTTCCAGACATTTACGCCGGAAGGTGCCACTCCACAACAATTACATCTGGAAGCAGTGTATGATGAATACCGCAAATATGGCGAAGCGATAAAGCCGTATGTAACCGATTCTGTGCAATACCTCCATCAGTCCTTGCAAGACAAAAAACGATTGTTGTTTGAAGCGGCACAGGGAAGTTTGTTGGATCTGGACCATGGTACATTTCCTTATGTGACCAGCTCCTCGAGCTTACCATCCGGGATCTGGCCAGGAACAGGTGTGCCTGCAAAAATGTTGGGCAAAATCATTGGCGTTTTGAAGGCCTACACTACCCGAGTGGGGAATGGCCCCTTTCCGACAGAATTGGACGATGGCCCCACTGGTATTGGTGAGCGAATCCGCCAGAAAGGTCGCGAATTTGGTACGGTTACCGGGCGCCCACGTCGCTGTGGGTGGTTCGATGCGGTAGCCTGCCGCTATACTGCAGCAATTGCGGGCGCGGATGAACTGGCGGTGATGTTGCTGGATGTGCTGTCTGGTCTTGAAGAAATCAAAATTTGTGTCGGATACGAATTGGATGGTGCTGTGCGGCGATCATTCATCAGTGATGCCCACATCCTGGAAAACTGTAAACCAAAATACGAAGTGATGGAAGGCTGGAAAGAAGAAATCACTCATGTGAAAAAACTAAACGATCTGCCCGCGCAGGCACAAAGGTACATTCAACGGATCAGTGAACTGGTGGGGCTGCCAGTGAAGACTATTTCTGTTGGACCTGATCGCGACCAGACGATCATCATCGACTAA